One Hordeum vulgare subsp. vulgare chromosome 4H, MorexV3_pseudomolecules_assembly, whole genome shotgun sequence DNA window includes the following coding sequences:
- the LOC123447509 gene encoding cortical cell-delineating protein-like yields MAPSTKLVLLFLGVNLMVTAVNGGCGHHCPTPPPPRPTKGGSCPIDTLKLGVCANVLSLLKLRLGVPANERCCPLLAGLTDLDAAVCVCTAIRAKVLGVIKLNVPVDLVLLLNQCDKTCPPGFTCPV; encoded by the coding sequence ATGGCGCCATCGACCAAGCTCGTCCTCCTGTTCCTCGGCGTGAACCTGATGGTCACCGCCGTGAACGGTGGCTGTGGACACCACTGCCCAACCCCGCCACCGCCTCGACCGACCAAGGGCGGCTCGTGTCCGATCGACACGCTGAAGCTGGGCGTGTGTGCTAACGTGCTGAGCCTGCTGAAGCTCAGGCTCGGTGTGCCGGCCAACGAGCGGTGCTGCCCGCTGCTGGCCGGGCTGACCGACCTGGACGCCGCTGTTTGCGTCTGCACCGCCATCAGGGCCAAGGTCCTCGGCGTCATCAAGCTCAACGTCCCCGTCGACCTCGTGCTCCTCCTCAACCAGTGCGACAAGACCTGCCCGCCCGGCTTCACCTGCCCGGTCTGA